A window from Burkholderiales bacterium encodes these proteins:
- the rpoH gene encoding RNA polymerase sigma factor RpoH translates to MTQSMALPIPVPTAVGSLEAYIQAVNRFPVLTQEEEIRLARKFRDEGDLEAARQLVLSHLRVVVAIVRGYLGYGLPQADLIQEGNIGLMKAVKRFDPDRGVRLVSFAVHWIRAEIHEFILRNWRLVKVATTKAQRKLFFNLRSLKQDLGPMNRAEVQDVARRLGVKPAEVVEMETRLSGQDVALEASPDELDEGAQPPIAYLTDGSEEPAALLEAREAERLRSEGLQKALSTLDERSRRIIEARWLREKEPATLHELAAELKVSAERVRQIEQKAMEKMRRVISATATASA, encoded by the coding sequence ATGACCCAATCCATGGCGCTTCCCATCCCCGTCCCCACCGCGGTCGGGAGCTTGGAAGCCTACATCCAGGCGGTCAACCGGTTTCCGGTTCTCACCCAGGAAGAAGAGATCCGGCTCGCCCGCAAGTTTCGCGACGAAGGCGACCTGGAAGCCGCTCGGCAGCTAGTCCTCTCCCATCTCCGGGTGGTGGTGGCCATCGTCCGCGGCTACCTGGGCTACGGCCTGCCCCAGGCAGATTTGATCCAGGAAGGCAACATCGGGCTGATGAAGGCGGTAAAGCGCTTCGACCCGGACCGGGGCGTTCGCCTGGTGTCCTTCGCCGTGCACTGGATCCGGGCCGAGATCCATGAATTCATCCTGCGCAACTGGCGCCTGGTCAAGGTGGCCACCACTAAAGCCCAGCGCAAGCTGTTCTTCAACCTACGCAGCTTGAAGCAGGACCTGGGCCCCATGAACCGGGCCGAGGTGCAGGACGTGGCCCGGCGCCTGGGGGTCAAGCCGGCCGAGGTGGTGGAGATGGAGACTCGCCTTTCAGGCCAGGACGTGGCCTTGGAAGCATCCCCGGACGAGCTGGACGAGGGCGCCCAGCCCCCCATCGCCTACCTGACCGATGGGTCGGAGGAGCCGGCCGCTCTCCTGGAGGCCCGGGAAGCGGAACGGCTGCGGAGCGAAGGCCTGCAGAAGGCCCTCTCCACTCTGGACGAGCGCAGCCGCCGCATCATCGAGGCCCGCTGGCTGCGGGAGAAAGAGCCGGCCACCCTGCACGAGCTTGCCGCCGAGCTCAAGGTCTCCGCCGAGCGGGTACGCCAGATCGAGCAGAAGGCGATGGAGAAGATGCGGCGCGTGATCAGCGCCACGGCCACGGCCAGCGCCTGA
- the ftsE gene encoding cell division ATP-binding protein FtsE, which produces MSLIAFSRVHKRYPGGYEALKDVTLAVAPGELVYVTGHSGAGKSTLLKLAAAIERPTSGSVIVNGQNLAHLRRSALPYLRRHLGLVFQDQKLLFDRSVFDNVMLPLEVGGFDRREAVRRVRAALDKVGLLSKEKARPITLSGGEQQRLAIARAVVGRPSILIADEPTGNLDPESAREILGVFAAFHQVGVTVLLATHDEGILGAHPGRVITLKHGALVS; this is translated from the coding sequence TTGAGCCTGATCGCCTTCAGCCGCGTCCACAAACGCTATCCCGGCGGCTACGAGGCGCTCAAGGACGTGACCCTGGCCGTCGCCCCCGGAGAGCTGGTCTACGTGACCGGCCATTCCGGCGCCGGCAAGAGCACGCTCCTCAAGCTCGCCGCCGCCATCGAACGTCCCACCAGCGGCAGCGTTATCGTGAACGGCCAGAACCTGGCGCACCTGCGGCGAAGCGCCCTTCCCTACCTGCGGCGCCACCTGGGGCTGGTGTTCCAGGACCAGAAGCTGCTCTTCGACCGCAGCGTGTTCGACAACGTGATGCTCCCCCTGGAGGTGGGCGGTTTCGATCGCCGGGAAGCGGTGCGCCGGGTCCGGGCCGCCCTGGACAAGGTGGGGTTGCTCTCCAAGGAAAAAGCCCGCCCCATCACCCTCTCCGGCGGCGAGCAACAGCGCCTGGCCATCGCCCGGGCGGTGGTCGGCCGACCCTCCATCCTGATCGCCGATGAGCCCACGGGCAACCTGGACCCGGAAAGCGCCCGCGAGATCCTGGGGGTGTTCGCCGCCTTCCACCAGGTGGGGGTCACCGTGCTGCTGGCCACCCACGACGAGGGGATTCTGGGCGCCCATCCCGGGCGGGTCATCACCCTGAAGCACGGGGCGCTTGTCTCGTGA
- a CDS encoding membrane protein, which translates to MKLLVIALVALIVSSLGSALYYLVKDKGHSDRTVKALTVRVGLSVTLFLLLMLGYYFGLIPQQGL; encoded by the coding sequence ATGAAGCTTCTAGTCATCGCGCTGGTGGCCCTCATCGTCTCCAGCCTCGGCTCGGCGCTCTATTACCTGGTCAAGGATAAAGGCCACTCCGACCGCACCGTCAAGGCCCTCACCGTCCGGGTGGGACTTTCGGTGACCCTCTTTCTGCTCCTCATGCTGGGCTACTACTTCGGCCTCATCCCGCAACAGGGTCTCTGA
- a CDS encoding cytochrome c oxidase assembly protein, translating to MSTAQANRVLVRKLVVIAIAMFGFGFALVPLYEVFCEVTGIRDVGRPDQVVNTQVDTSRIVTVELDTNVRGDVPWRFASLERRVRVHPGELVQVTFELSNPTDMTVAAQAIPSYGPQLAVQHVKKLECFCFSRQRLQPGETRKLPTVFVIDPALPAEVNTVTLSFTLFTIEGSTAQVSGATRQGQG from the coding sequence ATGAGCACCGCGCAAGCCAACCGGGTCCTGGTGAGAAAGCTGGTGGTGATCGCCATCGCTATGTTCGGTTTCGGCTTCGCCCTGGTGCCCCTGTACGAAGTGTTCTGCGAGGTGACCGGGATCCGGGACGTCGGGCGGCCGGACCAGGTGGTGAACACTCAGGTGGACACCTCCCGCATAGTCACGGTGGAGCTGGACACCAACGTGCGCGGCGACGTGCCGTGGCGCTTCGCCTCGCTGGAGCGGCGGGTGCGGGTCCACCCCGGCGAGCTGGTGCAGGTGACCTTCGAGCTTTCCAACCCCACGGACATGACCGTGGCGGCCCAGGCGATCCCGAGCTACGGCCCCCAGCTTGCAGTGCAGCACGTGAAGAAGCTGGAATGCTTCTGTTTTTCCCGGCAGCGACTGCAGCCAGGGGAGACGCGCAAGCTTCCCACTGTCTTCGTGATCGATCCGGCGCTGCCGGCGGAGGTCAACACGGTGACCCTGTCCTTCACCTTGTTCACCATCGAGGGTTCCACCGCTCAGGTGAGCGGCGCAACTCGGCAGGGACAGGGATGA
- a CDS encoding SCO1/SenC family protein, with product MGAPGRFLRFLGALAGAALLLAGCDSGTRAPAFKSTDVTGAEMRPAFRLVDHMGTPRTLEDFRGRAVVVFFGFTHCPDVCPTALAQMALALKQLPEDQARRVQVLFITVDPERDTPEVLARYVPAFHPGFLGLTGDPEAVAEAARSFKVFYQKVPGQSPGGYTMDHSAGIFVFDPQGRLRLYVSHGQGPEVLAHDLGLLLAQTG from the coding sequence ATGGGCGCGCCGGGCCGGTTCCTCCGCTTCCTCGGGGCGCTCGCGGGCGCGGCGTTGCTGCTGGCAGGCTGCGACTCCGGCACTCGCGCCCCCGCGTTCAAGTCCACCGACGTGACCGGCGCCGAGATGCGACCGGCCTTCCGGCTGGTGGACCACATGGGGACGCCCCGCACCCTGGAAGATTTCCGCGGCCGGGCGGTGGTAGTGTTCTTCGGCTTCACCCACTGCCCCGACGTGTGTCCGACCGCCCTAGCCCAGATGGCCCTGGCCCTGAAGCAATTGCCCGAAGACCAGGCCCGGCGGGTCCAGGTCCTGTTCATCACGGTGGATCCCGAGCGGGACACCCCCGAGGTGCTCGCCCGCTACGTGCCCGCCTTCCACCCCGGTTTTCTGGGGCTCACCGGGGACCCGGAAGCCGTCGCCGAGGCGGCCCGCTCGTTCAAGGTGTTCTACCAGAAGGTGCCGGGCCAGAGTCCGGGCGGCTACACCATGGACCACTCCGCCGGCATTTTCGTGTTCGATCCCCAGGGCCGGCTTCGCCTTTACGTGAGCCATGGCCAGGGACCCGAGGTGCTGGCCCACGACCTGGGGCTGCTGCTGGCGCAAACGGGCTAA
- a CDS encoding ferredoxin: MALIITDECINCDVCEPECPNGAISQGEEIYVIDPRKCTECVGHFETPQCVEVCPVDCIHPDPQHPETREQLHQKYLALTAQKASI, from the coding sequence ATGGCGCTCATCATCACCGACGAATGCATCAATTGCGACGTGTGCGAGCCCGAGTGCCCCAACGGGGCGATCTCCCAGGGGGAAGAGATCTACGTGATCGACCCGCGCAAGTGCACCGAGTGCGTGGGCCACTTCGAGACGCCCCAGTGCGTGGAAGTGTGCCCGGTCGACTGTATTCATCCCGACCCGCAACACCCGGAAACCCGGGAACAGCTCCACCAGAAGTACCTGGCGCTCACCGCGCAGAAGGCCTCGATTTGA
- the ctaB gene encoding protoheme IX farnesyltransferase has product MASEAAWHPLPRWQQYLQLAKPRVVSLIVFTAVIGMFLAVPGPVPLQPLVFGTLGIALVAGAAAAVNCLVEQKIDAVMARTRGRPLPRGRLTSLQTLVFSGVIGGAGLAILHHLVNPLTMWLTLATFVGYAIVYTVLLKPLTPQNIVIGGASGAMPPVLGWAAVTGEVSHEALLLFLIIFAWTPPHFWSLALYRKQDYAKAGVPMLPVTHGDRFTRLSVLLYTLILVAVSLLPFATRMSGWIYLASALALGAVYLGYAVRIYVAYTDRLARQAFRYSIVYLAALFSALLVDHYLRFP; this is encoded by the coding sequence ATGGCTAGTGAGGCCGCCTGGCACCCCCTCCCCCGCTGGCAGCAGTACTTGCAGCTCGCGAAGCCCCGGGTGGTATCCCTCATCGTCTTCACCGCGGTGATCGGCATGTTCCTTGCGGTGCCGGGGCCGGTCCCTCTCCAGCCCCTGGTGTTCGGCACCCTGGGCATCGCCCTGGTGGCGGGCGCCGCGGCGGCGGTGAACTGCCTGGTGGAGCAGAAGATCGACGCGGTCATGGCCCGCACTCGCGGCCGGCCCTTGCCCCGAGGTCGACTCACTTCTCTGCAGACCCTGGTCTTTTCCGGCGTGATCGGTGGGGCGGGGCTCGCCATCCTCCATCATCTGGTCAATCCCCTCACCATGTGGCTGACGCTCGCCACCTTCGTGGGTTACGCCATCGTCTACACCGTGCTGCTCAAGCCCCTTACGCCCCAGAACATCGTCATCGGTGGCGCCTCCGGCGCTATGCCGCCGGTGCTGGGCTGGGCCGCCGTGACCGGCGAGGTCTCCCACGAGGCGCTGCTCCTTTTTCTCATCATCTTCGCCTGGACCCCGCCCCACTTCTGGTCCCTGGCTCTGTACCGCAAGCAGGATTACGCCAAGGCGGGCGTTCCCATGCTGCCCGTGACCCACGGCGACCGCTTCACCCGGCTCTCGGTGCTGCTCTATACCCTGATCCTGGTGGCCGTGTCCCTGCTGCCCTTCGCCACCCGGATGAGCGGCTGGATCTATCTCGCCTCGGCGCTCGCGCTGGGCGCCGTCTATCTCGGTTACGCGGTGCGCATCTACGTCGCCTATACTGATCGCCTCGCCCGGCAGGCGTTCCGCTATTCCATCGTCTACCTGGCGGCCCTCTTCAGCGCCCTGCTGGTGGACCACTACCTACGGTTCCCGTGA
- the coaD gene encoding phosphopantetheine adenylyltransferase codes for MNKIVYPGSFDPITRGHEDLVRRACAIWDQVVLAIAESRAKRPFFTLEERVAMAREVLASYPNVTVMGFNGLLMDFMRQQGARLILRGLRAVSDFEYEFQMAGMNRSIHPEVETVFLTPAEQYMFISASIVREIAQLGGDVSQFVHPLIAQRLKAKFQG; via the coding sequence ATGAACAAGATCGTCTATCCCGGCTCATTCGATCCCATCACCCGCGGCCACGAAGACCTGGTGCGGCGGGCCTGCGCCATCTGGGACCAGGTGGTGCTGGCCATCGCCGAAAGCCGCGCCAAGCGGCCGTTTTTCACCCTGGAGGAGCGGGTGGCCATGGCTCGGGAGGTGCTCGCCTCCTATCCCAACGTCACGGTAATGGGGTTCAACGGCCTGCTCATGGACTTCATGCGCCAGCAGGGTGCCCGGCTGATCCTACGAGGACTGCGGGCGGTGTCCGACTTCGAATACGAGTTCCAGATGGCCGGGATGAACCGCAGCATCCATCCAGAGGTCGAAACGGTGTTCTTGACGCCGGCGGAGCAGTATATGTTCATCTCCGCCAGTATCGTGCGGGAGATCGCCCAACTGGGGGGCGACGTGAGCCAGTTCGTCCATCCCCTGATCGCCCAGCGGCTCAAGGCCAAGTTCCAGGGCTGA
- a CDS encoding SURF1-like protein, which produces MARDGGLVVQFVPFSFRPPGWATLAAAAGVALTLALGNWQLDRASQKEALQLRLERLSREPPVRLSGAPAHPEDLKLRRVEVRGEFAARETFYVDNRVYRGRAGYYVVTPLRIAGSDTYVLVNRGWVAGTGRRETLPEVKTPAGTVTVTGIAMPGRERVMALSNDPAEGRVWQRIDVERFRQRFPHPLLPIVVQQGGAADDGLVRDWPPFDLGIERHKAYALQWFAFAATILVLYIVLNAKRKP; this is translated from the coding sequence ATGGCGCGGGACGGGGGGCTAGTCGTGCAATTCGTTCCTTTCAGCTTTCGTCCCCCAGGGTGGGCCACCCTGGCCGCGGCGGCGGGCGTCGCGCTCACGCTGGCGCTCGGAAACTGGCAGCTCGACCGGGCCTCTCAGAAGGAGGCGCTGCAACTGCGGCTCGAGCGGTTGAGCCGCGAGCCGCCGGTGCGGTTGTCCGGCGCCCCGGCGCACCCGGAAGACCTGAAGCTGCGGCGGGTGGAGGTCCGCGGCGAGTTCGCCGCCCGGGAAACCTTTTACGTGGATAATCGGGTCTATCGGGGCCGAGCCGGCTACTACGTGGTGACCCCGCTGCGGATCGCGGGCAGCGACACCTACGTGCTGGTGAACCGGGGCTGGGTGGCGGGGACAGGGCGGAGGGAAACGCTGCCGGAAGTGAAGACCCCGGCGGGCACGGTCACGGTGACGGGGATCGCCATGCCGGGCCGGGAGCGGGTGATGGCCCTTTCGAATGACCCCGCGGAAGGGCGCGTATGGCAGCGCATCGATGTGGAACGCTTCCGGCAGCGCTTTCCCCATCCCCTGCTGCCCATCGTGGTGCAGCAGGGGGGGGCCGCGGACGACGGCCTGGTACGGGACTGGCCCCCCTTCGACCTGGGGATCGAGCGCCACAAAGCCTATGCCCTGCAGTGGTTCGCTTTCGCCGCCACCATCCTGGTGCTCTACATCGTGCTCAATGCGAAACGAAAGCCTTGA
- a CDS encoding zinc protease, whose protein sequence is MERTKPFLALLIAWIVATVSPPGLANPYAKTLDNGLKVIVKEDRRAPVVVSQLWYRVGSMDEVNGVTGVSHVLEHMMFKGTRKVPAGEFSRLIAAAGGRENAFTGRDYTAYFQMLHASRLPLATRLEADRMRNLTLSEKEFEKEIKVVMEERRWRTEDRPRSLVFEQLMAVAYLVHPYRRPVIGWMSDLESMTVRDVRDWYHRWYAPNNATLVVVGDVKAEEVFKLAQRYYGKYKPTALPARKPQGEPAQRGVRRVTVKAPAKLPYLIMGYHAEPLRDARNDWEPYALEVLAGVLDGYAAARLNRELVRETRLAQSVGASYDLLARGPSLFLLEGTPSEGRTAAELEAALREQVQRIVEQGVGQDELDRVKAQVVASQVYSRDSMFSQAMQIGQLEMVGLSYRDLDVLIEKLQAVTADQVQAVAKKYLVDDRLTVAVLDPQPLEEARPARPPEGLRHGE, encoded by the coding sequence ATGGAGCGAACGAAGCCCTTCCTTGCGCTGCTCATCGCCTGGATCGTTGCGACTGTTTCGCCTCCGGGCCTCGCCAACCCTTACGCCAAGACTCTGGACAACGGGCTCAAGGTCATCGTCAAGGAGGACCGCCGGGCACCGGTGGTGGTGTCCCAGCTCTGGTACCGGGTCGGCAGCATGGACGAGGTGAACGGAGTGACCGGCGTTTCCCACGTCCTGGAGCACATGATGTTCAAGGGCACCCGGAAAGTTCCGGCCGGGGAGTTCTCCCGCCTGATCGCCGCGGCGGGAGGGCGGGAAAACGCCTTCACCGGCCGCGATTACACGGCCTATTTCCAGATGCTGCACGCCTCCAGGCTGCCGCTGGCCACGCGGCTCGAAGCCGACCGCATGCGCAACCTCACCCTCTCGGAGAAAGAGTTCGAGAAGGAGATCAAGGTGGTCATGGAGGAGCGGCGCTGGCGCACCGAGGACCGGCCCCGCTCCCTCGTGTTCGAGCAGCTCATGGCGGTCGCCTATCTCGTTCATCCTTACCGGCGCCCCGTCATCGGCTGGATGAGCGACCTGGAATCCATGACCGTGCGGGACGTGCGGGACTGGTACCACCGCTGGTACGCCCCCAACAACGCCACCCTGGTGGTGGTGGGGGACGTGAAGGCGGAGGAGGTGTTCAAACTGGCGCAGCGCTATTACGGCAAATACAAGCCCACGGCACTTCCGGCGCGCAAGCCCCAGGGGGAACCGGCCCAGCGGGGCGTGCGGCGCGTCACGGTCAAGGCGCCGGCCAAGCTGCCCTATCTCATCATGGGTTACCACGCTGAGCCGCTGCGGGACGCCCGCAACGACTGGGAACCCTACGCCCTGGAAGTGCTAGCGGGCGTGCTGGACGGCTACGCGGCGGCCCGGCTCAACCGGGAACTGGTGCGGGAGACCCGCCTCGCCCAATCGGTCGGCGCTAGCTACGATCTCCTCGCCCGCGGGCCTAGTCTCTTTCTCCTGGAAGGCACACCCAGCGAAGGCCGCACGGCGGCGGAGCTGGAAGCGGCCCTGCGAGAGCAGGTGCAGCGCATCGTGGAGCAGGGGGTGGGCCAGGATGAGCTGGACCGGGTGAAGGCCCAGGTGGTGGCGAGCCAAGTGTACAGCCGGGATTCCATGTTCTCCCAGGCCATGCAGATCGGCCAGTTGGAAATGGTGGGCTTGTCCTACCGGGATCTGGACGTACTGATCGAGAAGCTGCAAGCGGTTACTGCCGACCAGGTGCAGGCGGTGGCGAAAAAGTATCTGGTGGATGATCGGCTCACCGTGGCGGTCCTGGATCCCCAGCCCCTGGAGGAAGCCCGCCCGGCCCGTCCTCCCGAGGGGTTGCGTCATGGGGAATAG
- the ftsX gene encoding cell division protein FtsX yields the protein MIRWVRQHAQVFLRTLARFIAQPVAAALNALVIGVALSLPAVGYVLLDNLGAAAQGIAARPQLSLFLRLDANAQAVADIQARLEAHPSVAAARFVPKEVALEQLAERTGLPELASALDGNPLPDAFVVDARADLPPSGLERLREELAGWPGVDHVQLDSAWARRLDALLRLGRTGIAVLGALLGIALVLASFNTIRLQILTQREEIEVSKLIGATDGFIRRPFLYYGALLGLAGGAIAWGIVEACLRLLEAPVAELARLYGGSFRLASLGWRESLALLGLSAALGWLGAILSVSQHLRDIEPR from the coding sequence GTGATCCGCTGGGTGCGGCAGCACGCCCAGGTGTTTCTGCGAACGCTGGCCCGGTTCATAGCCCAGCCGGTGGCGGCAGCCCTCAATGCCCTGGTGATCGGCGTGGCCCTGTCCCTGCCGGCGGTGGGCTATGTCTTGCTCGACAACCTGGGCGCCGCCGCCCAAGGGATCGCCGCCCGTCCCCAGTTGAGCCTGTTCCTGCGCCTGGACGCGAACGCCCAGGCGGTGGCGGACATCCAGGCCCGGCTCGAGGCCCATCCTTCCGTCGCCGCCGCGCGCTTCGTACCGAAGGAGGTGGCCCTTGAACAGCTCGCCGAGCGCACCGGGCTCCCCGAGCTCGCCTCGGCCCTGGACGGGAATCCCCTGCCCGACGCTTTCGTGGTGGACGCCCGGGCGGACCTCCCGCCCTCCGGCCTGGAGCGGCTGCGGGAAGAGCTGGCCGGCTGGCCGGGGGTGGACCATGTACAGCTCGATTCCGCCTGGGCCCGCCGGCTGGATGCCTTGCTGCGGCTGGGGAGGACCGGGATCGCCGTACTGGGAGCATTGCTGGGGATCGCCCTGGTGCTCGCTTCTTTCAACACCATCCGGCTGCAGATCCTCACCCAGCGGGAGGAAATCGAAGTCTCCAAGCTGATCGGGGCGACCGACGGTTTCATCCGCCGGCCTTTCCTCTATTACGGGGCCCTGCTGGGCCTCGCGGGCGGGGCGATCGCCTGGGGCATCGTGGAAGCCTGCCTGCGGCTATTGGAGGCGCCCGTGGCGGAACTGGCCCGGCTCTATGGCGGCTCCTTTCGCCTGGCCTCCCTGGGGTGGCGGGAGAGCCTCGCCCTCCTCGGCCTTTCGGCCGCCCTGGGCTGGCTCGGGGCGATCCTTTCGGTCTCCCAGCACCTGCGGGATATCGAGCCCCGTTAA
- a CDS encoding MFS transporter — MATQAGGYYLPAPSYWPVLGSTGLFFMAIGAVLLFNEMAAAGWVSLAVGALILIYMMIGWFGTVIRENERGLYNKQVDISFRWAMSWFIFSEVMFFAAFFGALFYMRVLSVPWLGEMDQKLLWPDFTPGWPVAGPGIREQFTPIGAWGIPAINTLLLLSSGVTVTWAHWGLKKNNRSQLIWGLVFTILLGATFLGFQAYEYGHMIRDLNVTLSMGAYGATFFMLTGFHGFHVTIGTIMLIVILGRALAGHFTPDNHFAFEGVSWYWHFVDVVWLLLFVFVYWL; from the coding sequence ATGGCGACTCAGGCAGGCGGCTACTACCTCCCCGCCCCTTCGTATTGGCCAGTGCTGGGCTCGACCGGGCTGTTTTTCATGGCCATCGGCGCGGTGCTCCTTTTCAACGAGATGGCCGCGGCCGGGTGGGTAAGCCTCGCCGTCGGCGCCCTCATCCTGATCTACATGATGATCGGCTGGTTCGGCACCGTCATCCGGGAAAACGAGCGCGGCCTGTACAACAAGCAGGTGGACATTTCCTTTCGCTGGGCGATGAGCTGGTTCATCTTCTCGGAGGTCATGTTCTTCGCCGCGTTTTTCGGCGCCCTGTTCTACATGCGGGTTCTGTCCGTGCCCTGGCTGGGCGAGATGGACCAGAAGCTCCTCTGGCCCGACTTCACCCCCGGCTGGCCGGTGGCGGGCCCGGGCATCAGGGAGCAGTTCACTCCCATCGGCGCGTGGGGCATCCCGGCCATCAACACCCTGCTGCTCCTTTCTTCCGGAGTCACGGTGACCTGGGCCCATTGGGGTCTCAAGAAGAACAACCGCTCCCAGCTCATCTGGGGTCTGGTGTTCACCATCCTCCTGGGCGCCACCTTCTTGGGGTTCCAAGCCTACGAGTACGGCCACATGATCCGGGACCTGAACGTGACCCTGTCCATGGGCGCCTATGGGGCGACGTTCTTCATGCTGACCGGCTTCCACGGCTTCCACGTGACCATCGGCACCATCATGCTGATCGTCATCCTGGGACGGGCTCTGGCCGGGCACTTCACGCCGGACAACCACTTCGCCTTCGAGGGCGTGTCCTGGTACTGGCACTTCGTCGACGTGGTATGGTTGCTGCTGTTCGTGTTCGTGTACTGGCTGTGA
- a CDS encoding peptidase M16: MGNRIFRALAALAAALLLPSLASGALPIQHWQTAGGARVYFVESRDLPIIDVSVDFPAGSSTDTESSSGRAAMTQRLLSLGAGGLDENQISARLADVGAQLGGRFDPDRAGMTLRTLSSTREREQAFDLFIRILQQPEFPAAVLEREKARVVAALKEADTKPETIAERAFARLVFGEHPYALRESGEVETVAALTRDDLLAHYRARYRRGAAVVSIIGDLSRAEAYALAERLTEGLPEGNSGLDLPPVPLPQGQTRRIDHPATQSHILLGYPGVSRNDPDYFPLYVGNYILGGGGFVSRLNQEVREKRGLAYSVYSYFLPLKAQGPFQIGLQTQKEQTGEALRVVRETLQRFVAQGPTAEELKRAKQHIVGAFPLRIDSNRKILEHLAVIGFYELPLTYLDDFLKKVEAVTLPEIREAFQRRIDPERMVTVVVGASEHDPDISQRRP; this comes from the coding sequence ATGGGGAATAGGATCTTCCGTGCCCTGGCCGCTCTAGCGGCTGCTCTACTCCTGCCGTCCTTGGCCTCGGGGGCGCTGCCCATTCAGCACTGGCAGACGGCCGGCGGGGCGCGGGTGTATTTCGTGGAAAGCCGGGATCTTCCCATCATCGACGTGAGCGTGGATTTCCCCGCCGGCAGCAGCACCGACACCGAATCCAGCTCGGGCCGTGCCGCCATGACCCAGCGGCTGTTGAGCCTGGGCGCTGGTGGCCTCGACGAGAACCAGATCTCGGCACGGCTCGCCGACGTGGGCGCCCAACTGGGCGGACGCTTCGATCCGGACCGGGCGGGGATGACCCTGCGTACCCTCTCCAGCACCCGGGAGCGGGAGCAGGCCTTCGACCTCTTCATCCGGATCCTGCAGCAGCCTGAATTTCCCGCGGCGGTGCTGGAACGGGAAAAGGCCCGCGTCGTGGCGGCGCTCAAGGAGGCGGACACCAAGCCGGAAACCATCGCCGAGCGGGCGTTCGCCCGCCTGGTCTTCGGCGAGCACCCGTACGCCCTGCGGGAGTCGGGGGAAGTGGAGACGGTGGCGGCCCTCACCCGGGACGACCTCCTGGCCCACTACCGGGCCCGCTACCGGCGGGGCGCCGCCGTGGTATCCATCATCGGCGACCTCTCCCGGGCGGAAGCCTACGCCCTGGCCGAGCGCCTGACGGAGGGGTTGCCCGAGGGCAACAGCGGGCTGGACCTGCCGCCGGTCCCGCTTCCCCAGGGACAAACGCGGCGCATCGACCATCCCGCTACCCAGAGCCACATCCTGCTGGGTTACCCGGGCGTGAGCCGGAACGACCCGGACTACTTCCCCCTCTACGTGGGCAACTACATCCTGGGAGGGGGCGGCTTCGTGTCCCGGTTGAACCAGGAGGTCCGGGAAAAACGGGGGCTCGCCTACAGCGTCTATAGCTACTTCCTCCCCCTCAAGGCCCAGGGACCGTTCCAGATCGGGCTGCAGACCCAGAAGGAACAGACGGGCGAAGCCCTCCGGGTGGTGCGAGAGACCCTCCAGCGCTTCGTTGCCCAGGGCCCCACGGCGGAGGAGCTCAAGCGGGCCAAGCAGCACATCGTCGGCGCCTTTCCGTTGCGCATCGACAGCAACCGGAAGATCCTGGAGCACCTAGCGGTGATCGGCTTCTACGAACTCCCCCTTACTTACCTGGACGACTTTCTGAAAAAGGTGGAGGCGGTGACCCTGCCCGAGATCCGGGAGGCGTTCCAGCGCCGCATCGATCCCGAGCGCATGGTGACCGTGGTGGTGGGCGCCTCCGAGCACGATCCGGATATCTCGCAAAGACGCCCCTGA